A window of the Trichoplusia ni isolate ovarian cell line Hi5 chromosome 4, tn1, whole genome shotgun sequence genome harbors these coding sequences:
- the LOC113492826 gene encoding myotubularin-related protein 9: MEFIELIHINKLDGVILKYPHQETVDGTVCITGHHLILSSRKEGVHELWLLHKNIDSIEKKENKVTGVTLGGSLFLKCKDLRIFQLDIATTNELNQMAITLENLSSLLDPSMFYPFFYRHMHPIVENGYTLYSIEGEFTKVLATEEWRVSRVNQNYSVCSSYGKAVVVPKCIDDETLAAAATFRQGGRFPVLSYRHNNGAVLMRAGQPLYGPKHRRCRPDEAILNAVVAMGTKGIIYDLRSSNSISQQQNKGGGTESNSNYSQWKIYNRSMDEVDQQQPLLESYGRLVEACNDREISSDKWLSRLESCGWPESVRNALHTACIVAQHVHQKAEPVLIHGTRGEDATLLVCSLVQIILNPDCRTIRGLQALIEREWVQAGHPWYSRHRVGPYAAPAARAAPTFLLFLDCVRQFLEQFACSFEYRQSYLITLFEHSYASQFGTFLCDNEQERETRGVYTQTTSIWSWLNQPDELPKYINPLYDPTPNVIWPSVAPMSFVIWEELYLRWLVEQHTEEREEQYGKIRAREQQLRAHAQQMRRELFDLAQQYYTPKQEDK; the protein is encoded by the exons ATGGAGTTTATAGAGCTCattcacataaataaattagatggTGTTATCTTAAAGTATCCGCACCAAGAAACTGTCGATGGGACAGTATGTATAACTGGCCACCACTTAATTTTGAGTTCAAGAAAAGAAGGCGTACACGAATTATGG CTACTACACAAGAACATAGAcagtatagaaaaaaaagaaaacaaggtGACGGGTGTGACCCTCGGCGGCTCCCTGTTCCTTAAATGTAAGGATCTGAGGATATTCCAGCTGGATATAGCCACCACAAACGAGTTGAACCAAATGGCGATTACACTGGAGAACTTGTCCAGTCTACTAGACCCCAGCATGTTCTACCCATTCTTCTATAGACACATGCACCCTATTGTGGAGAATGGGTATACTTTATATag CATAGAAGGTGAATTTACGAAAGTTCTTGCGACGGAAGAGTGGCGCGTTTCCCGCGTGAACCAGAATTACTCAGTGTGCTCGAGTTATGGGAAGGCGGTTGTGGTTCCCAAGTGCATTGATGACGAGACCCTCGCGGCAGCCGCTACCTTCAGACAGGGAGGACGCTTCCCCGTACTGTCGTATAGACATAATAATGGG GCAGTACTGATGCGTGCTGGCCAGCCACTATACGGGCCTAAACACCGGCGATGCAGGCCTGACGAAGCGATTCTGAATGCTGTAGTGGCTATGGGTACCAAAGGCATCATATACGACCTTAGGAGCTCCAACTCTATATCACAGCAACAAAATAAAG gtggTGGAACCGAAAGCAACTCAAACTACTCCCAGTGGAAAATCTATAACAGATCAATGGATGAAGTGGATCAACAGCAACCGCTACTGGAAAGCTACGGGAGACTCGTTGAAG CGTGTAACGACCGCGAGATATCGAGTGACAAGTGGTTGTCGCGGCTGGAGTCGTGCGGCTGGCCCGAGAGCGTCCGCAATGCGCTGCACACCGCCTGTATTGTCGCGCAGCACGTGCATCAG AAAGCAGAGCCGGTGCTCATCCACGGCACTCGCGGTGAAGACGCCACGCTTCTAGTCTGTTCTCTAGTCCAGATCATACTCAACCCAGACTGCAGGACTATACGAGG GCTGCAGGCCCTGATCGAGCGCGAGTGGGTGCAGGCGGGCCACCCGTGGTACTCGCGCCACCGCGTGGGCCCGTACGCggcgcccgccgcccgcgccgcgcccacCTTCCTGCTGTTCCTGGACTGCGTCAGGCAGTTCCTCGAGCAGTTCGCCTGCAGCTTCGAGTATAGGCAGAGCTACTTGATTACTCTGTTTGAGCATTCGTATGCTAGTCAGTTTG GCACATTTCTATGCGACAACGAGCAGGAACGTGAAACCCGCGGCGTGTACACGCAGACCACCAGTATCTGGTCGTGGCTGAACCAGCCAGATGAGCTGCCAAAGTACATCAACCCGCTGTACGACCCGACGCCTAATGTTATCTGGCCCTCGGTCGCGCCAATGAGCTTTGTTATATGGGAAG AGCTCTACCTCCGCTGGCTAGTAGAGCAGCACACGGAAGAGCGAGAAGAACAGTACGGCAAGATCCGCGCGCGAGAGCAGCAGCtgcgtgcgcacgcgcagcagATGCGCAGGGAACTGTTCGACCTCGCGCAGCAGTACTACACGCCCAAACAAGAAGATAAGTAA
- the LOC113493035 gene encoding uncharacterized protein LOC113493035, producing the protein MEESTEPHMETDVSSTTEDVPESQEVTGSDGNVEMIIVVEKTDEESDGNDESEKQAAPAEETSGNVSTPTEEALPVVEQVNKSPVKSPTKDKVVTTPSDAVPDVVMIVESEPQKNNAVEPFVEIQLVEVADSSVKDPTTTAGEDKPAPVQNCLEKVELKPVQNSPIKELKAQGSAKSSPVKELVIEKVPVNGKFQCIDSNKIDEGSNESVVIITPMDVTIDIDASNDSQNDSLLDVSEKEHNKSISRELKSLINSAKESKIISECTQLTSKTRKSRAALDTSSSSLNASLTEPNKILDGRRNSSNSQKSNCSEKSDKVTLKRSMRSQNPEFVSKVKQFLNSVTGKCKDEDYLLEDEPEEKVVKEKHEPVEPCRGTPPKIKKTDYVFGEKGNKLRMDSYCWRCHWPAEQATNEKMHPPMQCTVCPRSFHYKCLTTTERSKICPEKSWVCPECMTVLQAESSETRSPAMKKISLGMLCDLLKHALERMMDLNGVEPFLHPVDRSAFPDYDKYVVHPMDLSLMQDNIRDGLYGSTEAFLADVQWILHNSIIFNTCQHLQSKLTAGARALVRSCRAEMGEIEACPECYAAAHARRPTWFTDVCSTPHVLLWAKLKGFPYWPAKGMSVNSTGLVDVRFFGAHDRAWVPAKDCFLYSEKDPNAFRTKRQDIIESMKEAEQHICNISKKFGKFVYPPFKTPFDPRELTAQLKLMIPSFEGDVRSLVKDKTSPAAVKEKSRSNSKSSKCSFNDGDISENEDTLITAARKMADGAEIAKLDEEDSNNDKDVMDLDIIPQNKLKDESAASARKRRRSELEEAIITVIETSGSCGIIAAEKRPRLDDSADSKPDEASKEVEEILQVIEIPKSDSDEAPGSTEDSAPTTDSEPSSSTEKEKIQRVTPIRIALVAKDKRHTRRSSSCKEPTAKIITPSKDEKLTPLRPKSSRTEKNEKLSSSKIEKTEKPHKTDKAEKSLTKSEKVEKQTSKPDKNEKISNLKVEKVEKTPTERIPREDRSRSEKRRNSRSNRSLNSSATRSSDKQSEKKSDRSTESNKVKDSTTSKDKGEPDKTRLDKQLSPKPLAESQSPRSVKDRLQFDDDTTLAVIAREAGKSVTTENHTGLPTITSVRSLSTTANNANTTITKTNTAAKPVDIMLEPNSESSIFIPASTDNVSNMQDAVSQLQRLRNDAEPAKNQSVGRVGVRAFARMTSPDKQKKDDIQVEIKSEPIELDDADRHMEKMDLMNAFKLRPVNPPNPPSNLREVRINFNKVVLTSINPTRKAPTKPPEVRPRAKKTFPQPKKPDDGRSELNSKNSMVYIPIQPPATQAPVRLPRPSHTAQITLRPPAPVSSAANNLVNTVTTPLMQAKISSPPTTSSAIPASTASVGSVASVPTVHTVPLMTSVNGQWMFSFQPVMSVGAIENAPSPPILNGISERGASLLALSPAGVAPAPPAPPAPPGPAALAAPPAPAPAPALPTPAPARLPPENNTPGEPPRLQQRPGAVLLNPLDVSTPIGSMPPPSSAGPITAKLNQNAVKLTDFFRTLLEDSLEKLDEPAAQLTTLKLQLEQARWQHQQELEEVKHNHELTLAEMRASFEKERLRLVSEARRTTQAELEAAVRAAKTKQW; encoded by the exons ATGGAGGAGAGTACGGAGCCCCACATGGAAACCGACGTGTCCTCGACGACAGAGGATGTCCCCGAGTCTCAGGAGGTGACTGGCTCCGACGGCAACGTCGAGATGATCATAGTAGTGGAGAAAACGGATGAGGAGTCTGATGGCAACGATGAGAGCGAGAAGCAGGCAGCCCCAGCTGAAGAGACTAGTGGCAATGTGTCAACACCAACAGAAGAAGCTCTACCAGTAGTGGAACAAGTAAACAAGTCTCCTGTAAAGTCTCCAACTAAAGATAAGGTTGTTACAACCCCAAGCGATGCTGTTCCTGATGTTGTGATGATTGTAGAATCAGAACCACAGAAAAACAATGCTGTTGAGCCTTTTGTTGAAATACAGCTGGTTGAAGTAGCAGATTCCTCTGTAAAGGATCCTACTACAACTGCTGGTGAAGACAAACCAGCACCGGTACAAAATTGCCTTGAAAAAGTTGAACTGAAGCCTGTCCAAAACTCACCAATAAAGGAATTGAAAGCACAGGGCTCAGCTAAATCATCACCAGTAAAGGAATTAGTGATTGAGAAGGTCCCAGTCAATGGAAAGTTTCAATGCATTGACAGTAACAAAATAGATGAAGGTAGCAATGAAAGTGTAGTAATTATCACCCCTATGGATGTTACTATAGATATAGATGCATCAAATGATTCTCAAAATGATTCACTGTTGGATGTGTCAGAGAAAGAACACAACAAAAGCATAAGTAGAGAATTGAAATCTCTTATAAATTCTGCCAAGGAATCTAAAATAATCAGTGAATGCACTCAACTAACAAGTAAGACTAGGAAATCTAGGGCAGCCCTGGATACATCAAGTTCCAGTCTAAATGCATCCTTAACAGAGCCCAATAAGATATTGGACGGCAGAAGAAATAGCAGTAACTCACAAAAGAGCAACTGCAGTGAGAAATCAGATAAGGTAACACTAAAAAGGTCTATGAGGTCACAAAACCCAGAATTTGTGAGCAAAGTAAAACAGTTCCTGAACTCTGTTACTGGGAAATGTAAAGATGAGGACTATCTCCTAGAAGATGAACCTGAAGAAAAGGTTGTGAAGGAAAAACATGAGCCTGTTGAGCCATGTAGAGGAACCccaccaaaaattaaaaagactgACTATGta TTTGGAGAGAAAGGCAACAAACTGCGGATGGATTCCTACTGCTGGAGATGTCATTGGCCGGCAGAGCAGGCCACCAATGAGAAGATGCACCCTCCAATGCAATGTACAGTCTGTCCAAGATCATTCCACTACAAATGCCTGACTACGACAGAGCGAAGCAAGATATGTCCAGAAAAGAGTTGGGTTTGTCCAGAATGTATGACAGTATTACAAGCAGAGAGTTCAGAGACCAg ATCACCAGCAATGAAAAAGATATCCCTTGGAATGCTTTGTGATCTATTGAAGCATGCATTGGAAAGAATGATGGATCTGAATGGG gTGGAGCCATTCTTGCATCCTGTAGACAGATCAGCGTTCCCCGACTACGATAAATACGTGGTGCACCCCATGGACCTGTCCCTCATGCAAGACAACATCCGGGACGGTCTCTACGGAAGCACGGAGGCATTCCTCGCTGACGTGCAGTGGATACTACACAACAGTATCATATTCAACACATGTCAGCAtt TACAATCGAAGCTgacggcgggcgcgcgcgcgctgGTGCGCTCGTGCCGCGCGGAGATGGGCGAGATCGAGGCGTGTCCCGAGTGCTACGCGGCGGCGCACGCGCGCAGGCCCACCTGGTTCACCGACGTCTGCTCCACGCCGCACGTGCTGCTCTGGGCCAAGCTCAAAG GGTTTCCCTACTGGCCCGCCAAAGGCATGTCGGTAAACAGCACTGGTCTGGTGGACGTGCGTTTCTTCGGCGCTCACGACCGCGCCTGGGTGCCCGCCAAGGACTGCTTCCTCTACTCAGAGAAGGACCCCAACGCCTTCCGGACCAAGCGACAGGACATTATCGAGAGTATGAAg gAAGCTGAGCAACATATTTGCAACATATCAAAGAAGTTTGGGAAGTTCGTGTACCCTCCGTTCAAGACGCCATTTGATCCGAGAGAACTTACTGCGCAACTTAAACTTATG ATACCGTCATTCGAAGGCGATGTGAGGTCGCTCGTAAAGGACAAGACTTCGCCGGCCGCCGTCAAGGAGAAAAGCAGGTCTAACTCCAAAAGTTCCAAGTGTTCTTTTAATGACGG CGATATTAGCGAGAATGAAGATACTCTCATAACAGCGGCACGTAAAATGGCGGACGGTGCCGAAATAGCTAAACTTGACGAGGAAGATTCTAATAATGACAA agatGTCATGGACCTTGATATTATaccacaaaataaacttaaggaTGAATCTGCAGCGAGCGCGAGAAAGCGTCGTCGCTCTGAGCTCGAAGAGGCCATCATAACAGTAATAGAGACCAGTGGCAGCTGCGGCATTATAGCTGCCGAGAAACGACCGCGACTCGACGATAGTGCAGACTCCAAGCCTGATGAGGCTAGCAAAGAGGTTGAGGAAATACTTCAGGTTATCGAAATACCTAAATCGGATAGTGATGAGGCACCCGGCAGTACTGAGGACTCCGCTCCCACCACAGACAGCGAACCTTCCAGTAGCACAGAGAAAGAAAAGATCCAAAGAGTCACCCCCATCAGAATAGCGCTCGTAGCGAAAGACAAACGACACACGAGAAGGTCTAGCTCTTGCAAAGAACCTACGGCTAAAATAATCACCCCATCGAAAGACGAAAAACTCACTCCACTGAGGCCGAAATCTTCAAGGACAGAGAAAAATGAAAAGTTGTCGTCtagtaaaatagaaaaaactgaaaaaccTCACAAAACAGACAAAGCAGAAAAATCGCTTACAAAAAGCGAAAAAGTTGAAAAGCAAACTTCAAAACctgacaaaaatgaaaaaatatccaaCTTAAAAGTCgaaaaagttgaaaaaacaCCGACTGAGAGAATTCCCAGAGAAGATAGGTCGAGATCTGAGAAACGAAGAAACTCTAGAAGTAATAGGTCATTGAATAGCAGCGCCACGAGATCCTCAGATAAACAATCTGAAAAGAAATCAGACAGGAGTACTGAATCAAATAAAGTTAAGGATAGCACAACAAGCAAAGATAAAGGTGAACCTGACAAGACTAGACTGGATAAACAATTGTCGCCGAAACCTCTTGCAGAATCACAAAGCCCCAGATCTGTTAAAGACCGTTTGCAATTCGATGACGACACTACATTAGCAGTGATCGCCCGCGAGGCCGGCAAGTCAGTCACGACAGAAAACCACACAGGTCTTCCCACTATTACTAGTGTTCGTAGCTTATCCACTACCGCAAACAATGCCAACACAACTATCACTAAAACGAATACTGCCGCAAAGCCAGTGGATATCATGCTAGAACCGAACTCAGAATCAAGTATCTTCATACCTGCAAGTACCGACAATGTCTCCAACATGCAGGATGCGGTGTCGCAACTGCAGAGGCTAAGAAACGACGCCGAACCGGCCAAGAACCAGTCAGTAGGTCGGGTCGGTGTACGGGCTTTCGCAAGAATGACGTCACCAGACAAACAGAAGAAAGACGACATTCAGGTGGAGATAAAATCTGAACCTATCGAACTGGATGATGCGGACAGACATATGGAGAAGATGGATCTCATGAACGCGTTTAAGTTAAGGCCGGTGAACCCGCCGAATCCACCGTCGAACTTACGCGAGGTACGAATAAACTTCAACAAGGTCGTGTTGACGTCGATAAATCCGACTCGGAAGGCGCCGACCAAGCCGCCGGAGGTTCGTCCGCGGGCTAAGAAGACGTTCCCTCAGCCTAAGAAGCCGGACGACGGTCGCTCGGAGCTCAACAGCAAGAACTCGATGGTGTACATCCCTATCCAGCCCCCCGCCACGCAGGCGCCCGTGCGGCTGCCGCGACCCTCGCACACCGCGCAGATCACGCTCAGGCCGCCCGCGCCCGTGTCTTCCGCTG CCAACAACCTAGTAAACACCGTAACGACACCGCTGATGCAAGCCAAGATCTCATCTCCGCCAACAACCTCGAGTGCGATCCCTGCCAGTACCGCGAGCGTGGGGTCCGTGGCCAGCGTGCCCACAGTCCACACCGTGCCGCTCATGACCTCCGTCAACGGACAGTGGATGTTCAGCTTCCAGCCCGTCATGTCTGTTGGAGCTATCGAG AACGCGCCGTCGCCGCCGATCCTGAATGGTATCTCGGAGCGCGGCGCGTCGCTGCTGGCGCTGAGCCCGGCGGGCGtggcccccgcgccccccgcgccccccgcgccccccggcCCCGCTGCCCtggccgcgccccccgcgcccgcccccGCGCCGGCCCTGCCTACACCTGCGCCTGCCCGCCTTCCACCTGAGAACAACACACCTGGAGAG CCGCCGCGGCTGCAGCAGCGCCCGGGAGCGGTGTTGCTGAACCCGCTGGACGTGAGCACGCCCATCGGCAGCATGCCGCCGCCCTCCTCCGCCGGGCCCATCACCGCCAAACTCAACCAGAACGCCGTCAAA CTAACAGACTTCTTCCGCACACTACTTGAGGACTCGCTAGAGAAGCTGGACGAGCCGGCGGCGCAGCTCACGACGCTGAAGCTGCAGCTCGAGCAGGCGCGCTGGCAACACCAGCAGGAACTCGAAGAGGTCAAACATAACCACG AATTAACGCTAGCAGAAATGCGTGCGTCCTTTGAAAAGGAGCGATTACGACTAGTCAGTGAAGCGAGGCGGACGACGCAGGCGGAACTCGAGGCCGCCGTCAGAGCAGCGAAGACTAAACAATggtga